Below is a window of Desmonostoc muscorum LEGE 12446 DNA.
TAAAAATCAAGGCAATGCCAGTGCCGGTTATAGCTACACAGCATTTTATCTTTCCAAAGATACCATTTTAGATAGTTCTGATACCTACTTAACTTACGACTATGTGAATTCCCTATCAGCCGGAACCACTAGCTTAGAATCTGCTTCTGTTTACCTTGACAGTAGTTTGAGTTCAGGAACTTACTATCTGTTTGCTGAAGCTGATGGCTGGGACGATGTAGCAGAGAGTAATGAAAATAACAACCTCGTTTATAAAACCATTACTATTACCAAACCAGACTTAGTTATCAGCAGCATCTCGGCCACATCTGGAATCGCTGGTAATTATCTCAACTTCAGTTACAACATTAAGAATCAAGGAACGGGTGGTGCTGGTTATAGCTACAGTGCATTCTATCTTTCCAAAGATACCACTTTAGATAGTTCTGATACCTACTTAACTTACGACTATGTGAATTCCCTATCAGCCGGAACCACTAGTTTAGAATCTGCTTCTGTTTACCTTGACGCTAGTCTGAGTGCAGGAACTTACTATCTGTTTGTTCAAGCTGACGGCTGGAACTATGTAGCTGAGAGTAATGAAAATAACAACCTCGCTTATAAAGCGATTACCGTTAACAAACCAGACCTAGTTATCAGCAGCATCTCAGCCACATCTGGAACCGCTGGTAGTTATCTCAATTTCAGTTACAACATTAAAAATCAAGGAACAGGTAGTGCTGGTTATAGCTACAGTGCATTCTATCTTTCCAAAGATAACAAGTTAGATAGTTCCGATACCTATTTAGATTACGACTATGTGAGTTCCTTGACAGCTGGAACCACTAGCACAGAATCTGCTTCCGTTTACCTTGATAGCAGTCTGAGTGCAGGAACTTACTATCTGTTTGCTGAAGCTGATGGTTGGGACTATGTAGCAGAGAATAATGAAAATAACAACCTTGCTTATAAAGCGATTACCATTGGTTCCCCGAAACAAGACTTAGTTATCACCAGCATCTCAGCCACATCTGGAACTGCTGGAAGTTATCTCAACTTCAGTTACAACATTAAGAATCAAGGCACAGCTAGTGCTGGTTACAGCTACACTGCATTTTATCTGTCTACAGATGCGAAGTTAGATAGCTCTGATATCTATTTAGATTACGACCATGTAAGTTCTTTATCAGCTGGAGTTTCTAGTAATAGATCTGCTTCTGTTTACCTTGACAGTAGTCTCAAATCAGGAACTTACTATCTGTTTGCCGCAGCAGATGACTGGGATGATGTAGCGGAGAGTAATGAAAATAACAACATTGCTTATAAAGCAATTACCATTGGTGGAGCTGCCAAACCAGACCTTGTAATCAGCAGCATTTCAGCTACATCAGGAACATCAGGTAGTAATCTCAATTTCACTTACAAGATTAAGAATCAAGGCACTGCAACGGCGAACAGTAATTCCACACAATTTTATCTTTCCAAAGATACAGCTTTAGATAGCTCCGATACTTACTTAGGGTCAGATTCCGTCAGTTCCTTAGCAGCTGGAGTTTCCAGTTCCGAATCAGCTTCTGTAGCTCTGGCCAGCACTCTGGCTTCAGGGACTTACTATCTCATTGCTAAAGCTGATGGTGGAAGCACAATTTCCGAAAGTAATGAAAATAATAATCTTGCCTATCAAGCTATTACCATTACTGCACCTGCCAAGCCAGACTTAATAATTAGTAGCATCACAGCTAGTTCTGGCGTAGCTGGAACTAATCTCAGTTTCACTTATAAAATTAAGAATCAAGGAACAGTTAGCGCGAGTGGCAGTTCCACTGGATTCTATCTTTCCAAAAATACGACTTTCGATAGTTCCGATATCTACTTAGGCTTAGATACTGTCAGTTCATTAGCCGCTGGAGTTACCAATACAGAATCTGCTTCTGTGGCTCTGAGTAGCACTCTGATTTCCGGAACTTACTATCTCTTTGCTAAAGCTGATGGTGAGAACAAAATTTCCGAAAGTAATGAAAACAACAATCTTGCCTATCAAACAATTACGATTAAAGGATCTGATGGTGGTGCAGACTGGTATAGCGACAATCTCCAAGATGCTGGACTAATTGATTTGACTCGTACCCTTGCAGGCGATGGGAATTTGAGTCGCAACGACATGATTTCTTTGTTCCGTAATGCTAAAGATGGTGCTGTTATTGATGCCAAGGAACTCACTGATCTCCGCACCATTGTTAGTAATGCTACCCGCTTTACCATGCAAGATCATGTTCGGGTTCTCTCGAATTACGTGGTTAACGGGAATCCGGCTAACCAGTGGTGGACAGGAGGTGCAACCACCCGCACAGCATTAGGGAATCTTTTTGCAGGTAGTAGTGACACCCAATTAGAAAAACTCATCGGCAAATGGTTCTTGGGAAGCGATCGCCCCAACCCACTATCACAAGGGGATATCGCTCGTGGAGATGAGGGGATTAACGCTGGCGATAAAACTTATCGAGCCGTTAGTGGGTCTTTATTCCAAAATGGCATTAGTGCAGACGATATCAATCAAGGAGCTGCGGGGACTTGCTATTATTTGGCAACCCTATCTTCTATTGCCCTCGAAAAACCTTCTTACATCCAAAATATGTTTATCGACAATGGGGACAATACCTACACTGTTCGCTTTTTCAATAATGGTGTAGCGAATTATGTCACAGTTGATAAGTACTTACCTACTGATTCTTTTGGGCAGTTAGTTTACGCCAGTTCTGGTCAGTCATACAACGATTCAACCAATGAATTATGGGTAGCCTTAGCTGAAAAAGCTTATGCCCAATTAGCAGAGTCCGGTTGGAGTCGCCCTGATAACGTTAGTAATGGCTACGGCTCTATTGACGGTGGATGGATGGATTATGTGATTGAACAGGTAACTGGTTTAAGCGCGACATTCCAAGAGATTGCCAACATGAATAAAACTCAGCTAATTAACTTAGTTAATACCAACCAGATATTAACAGCTGGGTTTGTTTATGGAGCAGGGTACGGTGTGGTTAATAGTCATGCCTATACTATTACTGCTTACAATGCGACAACTGGCAAGTTCCATTTACGAAATCCTTGGGGAAATACTGACGCGGATGTAACGTGGGAGCAGTTGCTTAGTCTTAAGGCTATTATTATCTGGTCAAATACTTAGTCTAATTGAGGAATAATCTTTCCCTAAATTTCGGGTACAGACGATCATATCCGTCTGTACCTGATTATCCTCAGAGCAAGTTTAAAGAGAGAATTGACTGTGATGAAAATTCAACTCTTAGTAAAGATTCTGGCTTTATTGATGTTAGTAGAGACAACAACTGCTTGTGGATTTTCTTCTACTTATGCCAATAATCAACCGCATTCTTCACCTACATTGATAATGACTAATAATACTGCTTTAGTCAAAAAAGTAACTCTCATTGCTAGAGAAGAAAATTTACCACCTTTGGGCGTTCCTGTTGATCCCCAACGTAATATTGGGTTTGCCTCGGTCTTTGTCCGTCTGGAAAATCCCCAAGAAACTCCTGTAACTGTAACCATTACTAAGGTTGAAATTCGCAATTTATCAGACGGGAAATTACAAGATTTTCAGCAAACACCCCAGAAAATTGAGTTAAAACCCTTAGAAAATTCTGAGTTGGCTTTTCAGCTGACTAACAAAAGAGGTTATGCAGGAAAGGATAAGGTTAAAGCAATTGTCACTTATCAAATAGAAGATCAAAGTAGCATTATCGAATCAGATGCGGTTGAAGTTACTCATTGATTAAAACTCATCAATTCACATAAGCTAGGGCAAAGCGTTCAATTCCAGCTAAATCAGCGTGAATTTGAATATTGGAATAATTACCTTGATTTTGCAAAAGTTCTCGCACTGCATCCGCCTGTCCTGCCATCATCTCAATCAGCCACACACCACCAGGTTGCAAATAGCTAGGAGAGATTTCTATCAAATGGCGAATGCAATCTAAGCCATCAGCGCCACCATCCAAAGCTAGATGTGGTTCATGTTTAACTACTTCTGGTTGCAAACTAGGTAAGGTACTGGTGGGTATGTAAGGGGGATTCGACACCATACCACTGAACTGACCTTTGAGGAATGCCAGTGGCTCCCACCAGGAACCTTGATAAAATCGAATGCGGTCAGCAAAACCCAAATTCTGGGCGTTGGCTTGAGCGATCGCCAAAGCTTCAACACTGTAATCTACAGCATGAATTGTTGCCTTTGGCAAGACATCTGCTAGTCCGATGGCGATCGCTCCACTGCCGGTACCCAAATCCGCCCAGTGTCCTGAAGCATTGCCCGCAACGGCTACAGCCAAATCAATTAAGCACTCTGTTTCTGGTCGGGGAATCAAAACCGCATTCGATACGGCGATTTTAAACTGACGCCAAGGTGTAGCTTTGGTAATATACTGCACTGGCAAACGTTCATTTAATCGCCTCTGCCACAACTGATCTAACTCTTCCAGAGGCAATTGCATCTGAATTTGCGGCCAATTTTTAAAAGACTCCAAACGGAGTGCCAAACGGTCTAATCCAGCTACTTCAAGAAGCAGCCAATCTACCTCCGTTGGTGGAACATCAGTGGCGATCGCTGCAACGAGGGCTGCATTCCGCCACTGCCAAAGTTGTAAACCAGAAACTATCAGATGTTTCTCCCCCATGCTTCAACCTTGGAGTGCATAACCGTTATTTTTTCGGAGCGGGCGCAGCTGGTGACTGATTCGGGGCTAGGGAGCGAATAAAATTGATCGACTCGCGCGATGGATACAAAACAATTTTATTGATACTAGGATCGTTGCTAGTATTGAGAGCCTCCATAACACCGTACAAATCCACCACCTGAATTTCAGTGTTCTCTGCTTCCTTGGGCACAGCTTTTTTAAATTCGTCTAACAGAGCCACTGCTTGCTCTTTCTCAAAAAAGAAAGGGATATAGCGATCGTTACCTTTTGCGAGGGGAATGGTTAGATAGCTATTATCTTTTTTAAATTTGGGCACAAACAACGGAATACCGTTGAATTGCTCAACTTTTTTACCATTTGCGTTCACCATACTTGTTGCCGACGCTACCTGTTGTTGGGTCGGGACTAAAGTATAAATTACTGAATCTGACTTCTTTTTGCTTTCCAGGACTATCTTATAGTAGTCTGCCAAAGACAAAGGTCTTACCTGTAGCGTGCTTGCAAGTTGAGGATTTTCTTTTTTCAGCCGATTATCAAGAAATTTTTGAGCATCTTGCTTGCTAATAAAAAATCCCACTTGAGAGACGGTCTTGGATTGGTTATTCCTTGAAAGAACTACGAATTCCCCTTTAGGATTTGTGAGAGTGAATACGGGTACTTCTTGTAGCTTTTTCACTACCTGATCTTGTGGTAAAGCCACCGCCTCTAGATTGCCTAGTCCTGGTAGATTACCTATTCCTGAAAGCCCTCCTAAAAAGATACTTCCAGCTATACCTAATGTTGCGCCCCAACGAACGAATGATTTCATGACTGCTCCTCGCATCAAAAATACAATTAAACTAATGGTTGGATTTGCACAGCACCAACTAGCTTCAGTTATATAGCAATCTATTTTAGTTGTGAAAATTTTTTTGTAAATAACTCATGATGTCAGTTGACTGTTAAAAGTCAACGATCAAAGTAAAATAATCCCAACTATTTAGGATTGTTATGATATCGCTTTTCTCAATACACTGTGCTAAAGTTGTGCTTTTGTCGATTAGAAACCTTAGAGCGGCGGTTCCCGCAGTTCTAACTTTGGGCTTCCGACCCAAGGGGATAGGAACGCACTGGCTCGACTTTTGTCTCCGACACGCTGCGCGAACGCAAAATCTAAAATCCAAAATTGTCTGACTTTCTCTGATATTGGGTGACGCTATGATTTTATCAATCGTTCCATCTGGGGTTAGCTAAATATCTTCTTCAATTTATACAAAGTACAGTATCAGAAATATCTTATTGCTCAAGGATGAAATTTACCTAACCATGCTTTAAAAGCTAGCCCAAGAGCAAAATTGCCAAATTGATTTTCTGCGTAAAAATATGCAATTAAATTGCACACCTTAGCAACCAACCCTAGTCTATTAGCCCTAAATGATGGGAACTTTTCAAAAATTTTGTAGATTTAATTTACTGCTGACACAGAAAAATCTCAACAAAGTGATTGGCTCTACATGCCCATGTATAGAGACTTGCTAACAGTTACCGTGGGCGATGATAATTTAGTAAATTTTGATTTTTTAATTTGATATTCTAATCAAACCAAAATTTATTAATCACTTTGGGTTAATCAATCAAATATATTAATTAAATCGGGATGACAGGATTTGAACCTGCGGCATCCTGCTCCCAAAGCAGGCGCGCTACCAAGCTGCGCTACATCCCGGCTATAACCTATCTACTTTTTGTGGTTCGGTTTTAACTTTCTCAGCAGAAGCATTAATGTGATTGTACCACATAAGACTGCTCATGCACAACCTTCTTTATCCTTTGTAAAGACAAGATACACAGCATCTTTACATTGAATAAAGGTTTTTCGGCCGACTGTGTTTTACAAGACATTTATTTGCTTGTATGTCGGCTGAACTTTCCCAAACCACATCAAAATAATAGACCTTTACTACTATACCCGATTTTATTGTGCAAATCGGGCTTTATTTGAGTTGGGTATTAGTGAGGATACCAGAACATGCCTTTGATGCCTTCCGGATCTGGCATAAACCCCATAGTTCGGTAGAAATCTACAACATGAGGATCGGCGAAGAGAGTCACATTGCTAATCTCTTCACTCCTCAGTTTTTTGAGGACGTATTTCATCAGCGCCTTGCCCAGTCCTTGACTTTGAAAGTCCGGGTGAACCACCACATCCCAAATAGTGGCATTAAAAGCGTGATCTGATGTAGCGCGGGCAAAACCAATGAGCCGCTTTTGGTTTCCTCTCACCTGCCACATTGAGGCGACGAGAAAACTATGCTCGATGGCTTTTTTCACTTTTCTTAAAGGACGACGCGACCAACCTACTGCATCACAGAGTTCTTCTAGTTCATACAGATCGATATCTCGCTCTGTACTGAAGACGATGCGAGCCTCCTTTGAAGAAGCTTCGCTAACACTACCGGGGCTAGAGTTACCCGCAGTTTGTGCTGTATGTTCTTCAAAAGGGTTTGTCCTAGTTGTCGCTACAGACTCAGGAGTACTAAACCAAGTTTTCCAAAAACCCATGCCAACGTGGTTCGGGTAATATAACTAAAATTGGTTTCCACTCTCAGGAGTGTTGATTCATGTTTAACGTAGCTAGCCCCATTTACTACCCCTGACACTCAAAATTTTTGGGTTGTTTTCGAGATTTGTAATGGTAACAGCTACTTAGGGCATGTTTCACACCAATCATCTTCAACTTTAGCATTTTGTTGTAAACCCTAGTAAAAATTCACGAAAAGGGAAGAATATAAGTAATTCAAAATCATCCCCTGTTGTGATTCCTCTGTCTGACTCTGCGGGAAACGACCCAAGCCGCTGCTGTGACTTTTCTCGAAATAAATATAGAAAACCCAATTCTGGCAAAGATCCTGTGAATTGTTCGTATGCAGCTTAAATGCACGTTAGCTTAAGAGTGAATTGTATATCAGGGATTTGAATAGCCGGGAAAAATTTTCCCACTCCCCAGTTCCCAATACCCAGTCCCTAGTCCCCAGGTGACGAAAGCAAGCGAGTCTTACCTTAAAAATGGCTTCTGGTTTAAAATCTTCGACACTGGAACTCCTAAAGCGCTTTAATCGAGCGTTTCCCCAGTTTTATGAGCAATTCGTCAGCAGTGAGATTCAACTGCAAAATTTACGGCTAGCCTACCGTCTCTATAAAACTAGACGCGCTGTGATTGAACTGAAACCTGAAGGTAGCAAAAGTGCTTTGCATTTTGCCTACCGCAACCAGTCTTTTCTGCTCAGCGATATTTTTGGTGTACTAGCAGCTTATGGTTTAACAATCCACGGTCTGAGTTTATACGGTCAGATCCGTCCGCCGATGTTAGTTTTTATCAAACTGCTGGTATCACGTGGTAGTAAAGCCTTGACCGATAAAACGGCAGAAAATGTTTGTCGTGCGATTCGTGAGGCTTTAGGAGGTCGGTTTGAGGTAGAAGAAATGCTGGCAGTAGAATTCAATCTTGATACTGGGTTAGAGCAGGTACAAACTGAGTTCTATGTCGATCCGGTTTTTCATCTCCCTGCCCTAGTGATTGAAGCCGATAATCAACCAGGATTATTTTACAAAGTGATGTACGCCATCTGGCAGGAAGATCTGCTGGTAGTCAATGCCAATTTACTTGTTTGGCGAGGACGTACACGGCTAATTCTCTACTTGTTGGGGCCTAATGAAAGTCTGATTCCTGAATATCTGGGTCACAAAATTGCTGAAGGGGTGCGACAAAGGTTGCTGGGTAAATGAAAACACTCCTGATTTCTCGCCGAATTTTAGATTTTAAATTTTGGATTTTGGATTGAATGATTCAAAGTTTCCAAAGGTCTGTTTGCCCAGTGTCTTGTTTCAGAAGCCTGGGAATTCATTCGTGAACAAATTTAAAATTATTTATTACCGTGCCTTGAGGCATAGGGTCAATCCAAAATCCAAAATCCAAAATGCTTTTCTGACACTTTGTATTTAGTCGCACCCACCCTTAGGGGTACGATATAGGTATGGCAACTATTGAAATCTTGGGCGTTCCACACGCATACGAGCTAACGGCTCCCACTTCCTGCCCCGATGCTTTAGTATTTATCCACGGTTGGCTTAATAGCCGTGGATATTGGCAACCTGTGATTTCCCGCCTATCAGATGATTTGCAGTGCCTGTCCTATGATTTGCGGGGTTTTGGTGAATCCCAGTCCCAGGTAAAAACTGATTTTAGTCGGGCACAAACGTCTGTGAGTCTGATGCCCATCTCCAGTGATGGGGTTGGCTCGCCTTTCGATTCTCTTTATACTCCTGCTGCCTATGCTCAGGATTTAGCAATTCTGTTGGAACAGCTAAATATTACTAGTGCTTGGCTAATTGGTCACTCTTTGGGAGGTACGATCGCTCTATGGGGAGCAGATCAAATGCCTGAGTGTGTTAAAGGAGTTATCTGTATTAACGCTGGTGGCGGTATTTACCTCAAAGAAGCTTTTGAGCAGTTTCGCTCGGCGGGTCAGAAATTTTTGCAAATCCGTCCGCGCTGGCTGTCCCAAGTGCCTTTGATTGATTTGCTGTTTACCAGAGCCAGTGTGGCACGGCCTTTAGAGCGCTATTGGGCACGTCAGCGGGTGATTGATTTCGTCGTGGCTGACCCAGAAGCAGCGCTGGGAGCTTTGTTAGACTCCACAACCGAAGAAGAAATCAACCGTTTACCTGAGCTAGTATCCCAACTTAAGCAGCCAGTTTATTTTTTGGCTGGCGCCGAAGACAAAGTTATGGAACCGAAATATGTCCGTCATTTAGCTAGCTTTCACAGACTGTTTCAATACTGTGGTGACAATGTTTTAGAAATTCCTAATTGCGGACACTTAGCTATGTTAGAGCAGCCAGATGCAGTAGCTGATTACATCCGGTCGATAGTTAAAAGTCAATAGGTATTGGGTACTGGGTATTGGGGACTGGGTATTGGTTACTGGGTATTGAGAAGAAATTTTCCCAATCCCCAGTCCCCAGTCCCCAGTCCCCAGTCCCCAGTCCCTCATCTCCCCTCACTTTGATACAACTTCATCACCTGACTCAGGGCTAATCTAGATTCAACGCCCAGTGTCAGGGGGGATGTATGACCAGAGGATAGATGTTCGGCGGCGGCACAGCCAATCATGGCGGCGTTGTCAGTACAGAATTTCAAAGGCGGAAATAGGACGCGGAGGTTATGTTGAATGGCGGCGGCTTGGAGGTTTTTTCTCAGACCGCTATTAGCTGCTACACCGCCGCCAACGGCAATTGTATCTAGACCATAGTCTAGGGCACAGGCGATCGCTCTTTTGGTTAGCGATCGCGCTACAGTATCCTGAAAGCTAGCTGCTACATCTGCCACTGGCACTTGTCTACCATCTTTCTCTAACTGCTGTACTAAACGCAATACAGCCGTTTTTAAGCCGCTAAAACTCGCATCATAACGATGAAACCCGCCACCAGGTAAAGAAACTTTTCCTTCTGGTAGGGCAAAGGCTTGGGGATTTCCCTGTTGTGCCAGTTTGTCTATCACTGGGCCGCCCGGATAACCCAGCTTTAATAATCGCGCGACTTTATCAAAGGCTTCACCCGCAGCATCATCACGAGTTTGTCCTAGTGTTTCGTAAATACCACAATCTTTAACAAAAATCAAGCTTGTATGTCCACCTGAAACCAGTAAGCTAAGAAAAGGGGGACTTAAACTTGGCTCACTCAAGTAAGTTGCGTAAATGTGACCTTCGAGATGATGAACTCCCAAAAAAGCTTTGTTGTGTACCATAGCCAGGGTTTTGCCAGCAGTTAATCCCACCAACAGCGCTCCTACGAGTCCAGGGGCACAAGTGGCGGCAATTCCATCAATTTCGCCCCAGTCTAGTTTGGCTTGCTCTAGAGCTTGAGCGATCGCTTGATTGATCGTTTCCAAGTGTTGGCGGGACGCCACTTCTGGCACTACCCCACCATATTGCTGATGGACTGGAATTTGCGAAGCGATGATGCTGCTGCAAACTTGACGATTCTTTACAATTGCAACGGCAGTTTCATCACAGCTGGTTTCTATTGCTAAAACGGTTGTCATTGAGAGTATTTGGTTGAGAAGCTTTAACTTTTATTTACTTAAACTTTACTCGGTTCCCACCCAAGAGTATGATGACTTCCTAGTTATGCAAATAAAGACTGTACAAGCCGCTTCGTTTTGTACAAAGAACTTTTTGTTTTGTAATAAAAGGAAACACTCTATGCGACGATTGTTTGCTTTGATTTTAGCGATTTGTCTTTGGTGCAACTTTGCCCCCCCAGCACAAGCTCTAGGGGCTAACTTGACTCCCTGCAAAGACAATCCTGCTTTTCAAGAGCTAGCAGCTAATGCCCGTAATACCACCGCCGACCCAGAATCAGGGAAGAAGCGATTTGAGCGTTATTCTCAAGCGCTGTGTGGTCCTGAGGGCTACCCTCACTTGATTGTTGATGGCCGTTTAGATCGTGCTGGTGATTTCTTGATCCCCAGCATTCTATTCCTATATATCACTGGTTGGATTGGCTGGGTAGGTCGTACCTATCTGCAAGCGATCAAAAAGGGAGATGACCCTGAACAAAAAGAAATCCAAATCGACCTTGCTTTGGCACTACCGATCATTGCCACAGGCTTTGCTTGGCCAGCAGCAGCAGTCCAAGAATTCCTCTCTGGTAAATTAGCAGCCAAGGATTCAGAAATTCCTGTTTCCCCACGCTAAACCGGTTTTACTAATTCATTTCTTTGGAGACTAAATTCATGGCAGACAAAGGCGACCAATCATCCTATTTGATTAAATTTATTTCCACAGCGCCAGTGGCAGCTACCCTATGGCTGACAATCACAGCAGGTATTTTGATTGAATTCAACCGCTTTTTCCCAGATCTACTTTTCCACCCACTGCCATAACTAGAAAATGAGATTCTAGGACAATTCTCTAAAATTGTTTAGTTAGTCTATTTAGCCTAACTAGACAATATCATCACCTAAATAGGCAGTAAAAATAGTTTTTTGAAACTCGCGATTCTGTTTACATATCGCGAGTTTCACAGTTTTCAAATGAGCTAAATTAATTTTTCTAAACTTCCTAAGAAAAAGACATCTTTAGCTACAATTATTATTAATATAAAAATGCCACCATTTTAATTGAGAGGCGAACATAAAAATATGGCGCAAGCAGTAGATGCATCAAAAAATAACCCCAGCGATCCAAGAAATCAGGAAGTTGTTTTTCCTGCATTTGGCGATCCACAGCTAGGTAACCTAGAAACCCCGGTTAATTCTTCTCGCTTGATCGCGGAGTTCATTAGGAATTTACCTGCTTACCGTCCTGGTTTAACTCCTTCCAGACGGGGATTAGAAGTTGGTATGGCTCATGGTTACTGGCTGTTTGGGCCTTTTGCCAAATTGGGTCCACTGCGAGATACAGCTAATGCTAACTTAGCTGGATTACTAGGAGCGATCGGTTTAGTTGTTCTTCTGACCGGCGCCCTATCCCTGTACTCCAATAGTAATCCTCCAAAGGCACTTGCTAGTGTTACTGTACCCAATCCTCCAGCAGATGCTTTTAACTCTAAAGAAAGCTGGAATAACTTTGCCAGTTCTTTCTTAATTGGTGGTATTGGTGGTGCAGTAGTTGCTTACTTTTTGACTGGTAATTTGCAACTAATTCAAGGTTTATTTGGTTAATTTAGTTATTAGTCATTAGTCATTGGTCATTGGCCATTTGTCATTGGTTAGTGGTTACAAACAAAAAATGACAAATAACAAAGTGTAAAGTCTTTTGCGATCGCAAAGCGTCTCGTAGAGAAGTTTCCGACCATCAGACGCCACTGAACAAGCCAGGAGACCCGTCCAACGCAGCGGCTCAACGGCACTTCCTTTAAGTGGGGGAACCCCTTAATGGACTGCCTTAATTTTGCCAAAAAGGACAAAAGACAAATAACAAAGGACACAGAGGTTTTTCTTTGTGTCCTTTGTTTATCAATGCTAGGGTGGGTATGTTGTTAAAAATGCTATGTTATTCA
It encodes the following:
- a CDS encoding photosystem I reaction center protein subunit XI, coding for MAQAVDASKNNPSDPRNQEVVFPAFGDPQLGNLETPVNSSRLIAEFIRNLPAYRPGLTPSRRGLEVGMAHGYWLFGPFAKLGPLRDTANANLAGLLGAIGLVVLLTGALSLYSNSNPPKALASVTVPNPPADAFNSKESWNNFASSFLIGGIGGAVVAYFLTGNLQLIQGLFG
- the psaJ gene encoding photosystem I reaction center subunit IX is translated as MADKGDQSSYLIKFISTAPVAATLWLTITAGILIEFNRFFPDLLFHPLP
- a CDS encoding Photosystem I reaction center subunit III, which gives rise to MRRLFALILAICLWCNFAPPAQALGANLTPCKDNPAFQELAANARNTTADPESGKKRFERYSQALCGPEGYPHLIVDGRLDRAGDFLIPSILFLYITGWIGWVGRTYLQAIKKGDDPEQKEIQIDLALALPIIATGFAWPAAAVQEFLSGKLAAKDSEIPVSPR